The following nucleotide sequence is from Chromobacterium rhizoryzae.
TCGGCGTGCCGTCCTATCACCTGATGGCGGCGGTGGCGGTGTGCCTGATCGCCATCACCTTCCCGCTGGTCCTGTTGCAGCGCCGCTTATTGCGCAGCGCTCAGCGTTTCGTCGCGCTCAAGGGCAAGGCCGGCCGTCAGCATCCGCTGTCGCTGGGGCCGTGGCGCTATCTGGCGCTGGCCATCGTGCTGTTATGGCTGTTCCTCACCGTGGTGGTGCCGATTTCCGGCATCGCGCTGCGCTCGGTGGTCAGCCATTGGGGCGAGGGCGTGTCCTTGCTGGAGACTTTGACGCTGGATCATTACGCCTTGGTGTTCGAGGAGGACAACATCGTCCGCGCCATCGTCAACACCCTGGGCGTCGGCATCATCGGCGGCGCGCTGGCGGTGGGCTTTTATACCCTGGTCGGTTTCGCCGGACATCGCCGCAATGATTGGGGCGCTCGTCTGTTGGACTATCTGGTGCTGTTGCCGCGCGCGGTGCCGGGTATCCTGGCAGGCCTGGCCTTCCTGTGGGTGTTCCTGTTCGTGCCCGGCCTGCAGGGCGCCAAGAACAGCATGCTGTCGATCTGGCTGGCTTACACCGTGGTCTGGCTGGCCTATGGCATGCGTCTGGTGCAGAGCGCCCTGTTGCAAGTGGGGCCGGAGCTGGAAGAGGCCGCCCGCACCGCCGGGGCCAGCCAGCGGCGGACCAGTCTGGACGTGACCTTGCCCTTGATCCGTTTCGGCCTGCTGTCCAGCTGGTTGCTGATCTTCATGATTTTCGAGCGGGAGTATTCGACCGCGGTGTATTTGCTGTCGCCGGGCACCGAGGTGATCGGTTCCTTGCTGGTGTCCTTGTGGGCCACCGGCGCGGTGGACCAGGTGGCGGCCTTGTCGGTGATCAATATTCTGATGGTGGGCGCCG
It contains:
- a CDS encoding ABC transporter permease, with product MNSSINPTAPGAAAQPRARGGWPRWSAASRWLVLGTLALLVLAPLSLVVYQSLLDQPFFMADKNVGLAAYRFVFADPDFWSALGNSLVIAAGMALIAIPLGGVLAFLMARTDLPGRRWLEPLLLTPVFVSPMVLAFGYVVAAGPVGFYSLWFKQWFGVEEVPWNIYSLLSIAVVAGLTHVPHVYLYASAALRNLGSDVEEAARVAGAGPFRVARDVSLPMVMPSMLFAGVLVVFLGFEVFGLPLVLGDPEGHLVLATYLYKLTNKLGVPSYHLMAAVAVCLIAITFPLVLLQRRLLRSAQRFVALKGKAGRQHPLSLGPWRYLALAIVLLWLFLTVVVPISGIALRSVVSHWGEGVSLLETLTLDHYALVFEEDNIVRAIVNTLGVGIIGGALAVGFYTLVGFAGHRRNDWGARLLDYLVLLPRAVPGILAGLAFLWVFLFVPGLQGAKNSMLSIWLAYTVVWLAYGMRLVQSALLQVGPELEEAARTAGASQRRTSLDVTLPLIRFGLLSSWLLIFMIFEREYSTAVYLLSPGTEVIGSLLVSLWATGAVDQVAALSVINILMVGAGLALALRLGVKLHD